ttgatgggcccgcgggttggcccgccaaacccgcaacccgccttagaatgggttgggttggaaatttcccaacccgccaagttggcgggttggcccgccccgccccacCAAATGGTTAACCcaccacgggccgacccgccccgccacgggttgcCCCGTTTGACAGCTCTACTTTTGTTACATATATGGTGGTGCAATGCTTGATTCATTTAACTTGGTATCATACCATGAAATTTTTTGCGACGATTGTTAAATCTTTGGTCTAAGCTTCTAATCTGATTTCTAATTATCTAGTTTCTAACGTTGAAGTAGACTGAGTGCTCTTCTTTCTGTTCAGCACCTCTTGCTAATAAAGAGTGGAAACCAAAATCAGTACTTGCAAACCCTGCTCAGGCATCCGAGACAAATGACACATCTGAAGTACCGGTGGTTATTGAAGCTGTTTCCCAACCATTGCTAACCTTATCTTTGACCACTCCAAAAGGAGTTTCTGTTAATCTAGCAAAGAAGGTAGAGGAACTGAAGCTATCAGACCGACAGCATGTGATTATTCCAAACCATCTCCAGGTCCCAGAGTCTGAACGACATGGACTAAGTTTTGGAAGCTTTGATgctaattttgagtttaatacgGTTCTTACCAAAGACACTACAAGAGACAATATTGAGACCCCGCCTTATGAGTCATCTCAAGAGACTGACGAAACTATTGAGAAGCACTCTTTAAGGTTTCTATACATTAATTGCATTTTTTGCTAGTTTCATCTGCATATGCGCTATCTgacatctttttttttcttcttcttgtggtaaaTCATGGGATTCTGCAAAGTTGAGAATTTTTTGGACGTGACAATCCAAAACATTAGAGAATTTATTCATCTTTCATTTTATACACCATAGGTTTACACCCATAATAGCATGTTAATGCCAAAGATCTTAATACAACAACCAACAACAACCATTGGTTAATGTCAAAGAttttaatatgaaaaaaataataaatttgcaAGATTTCATATATATCCACTATATAATGTAGAATCTTGTGACATCAGAAGGCATTTTGGGCTGAATCAATAAAGGAAACTGCACCTCAACAATTCGTatattgtaatttaatttttggCAATGCATTTGCATAATAGTTTTGCTACTATGTTTTTCCTCTTCTAACAATATTGTTTTATTTGCTTCCTTCTGTAATTTCAGCAACAATGCAACATCCTCAGCTGCTGAAGAAGATGACTTTTCTGAACATCCTCAATTATCTGAACAGGTCACAGAAAGTTATTCAGTGAAGGAAATTGTTGCTTCCAATATCACGTCGCCTGAAAAAGAATATAACGAGGCCAACCAAGAAGATAATTTAGCACCAGAAAGTTCTCAGAATGTGGTTCTTCAGTCTATGCCATCCTATCCACCAGTTGGATTGGTGCCACAGCTTGGTAGCCATATTGCTTCTTTTGAAGGCTCAGACTCTCATGCTCGTGATATGTCTCGTCTTCCAAGTTTTTTGGTAAAATTCATGCCCTATCTTAATATGCATTGCTTATGATGTATGTTTCAGTACAAGTTGGTATTTTATGGGCAACCTTATTCTTCTTCGACAATCTTATGATTATGATCTCTGTGGATGACATTGGAGATAGTCTTGTAGTGGCTGCCATGGTTTTTTACCAACTGAATCTTTGTTAAACTATTTGTCATTTTTATAACATAGTGCTTTTGTGATTTATCCATGTTTTAAAGTGTCGTGCTGAGACGGTCGAAACGGGCGAAACATCTCGTTCCGCTTGGTGATCGACATCAGGACGACCCCGACACCAGACCTGCAACGGCTACGACGTGTTGTGCGACCCCATGGCCGCAGCGAAGGGGTCTCTCAACCCCGTAATAGCAGCGGAGGGGTCGCATAACCCTTCCGCTGTCGCCGCGGAGGCATCACACGACCCGACCGCTACAAAAGGGTCGCACGACCACCGCAGTCGCGCCGGAGGAGTCACGCGATCCGTGGCCGTGGCTTAGGGGTCATGCAACCCCGCGACAGCATCGAAGTCACGTGAGCTCGCGAGTGGTGtcagatttcagattttttttaattaaacttaggttaattattttaatcaacttctagttatgatggagataatctaaagaggttttattaaaccctaataaaattatctaattaattttatatttcatttattttcatttaaaaattataataaaatttttatttatttatttatctattttcatatattttccttttttttaaaggttattttttatattgtttatttaaatatttatcttaaatattttatttttaaattaatatattttacatttaAAGAATACTGAAATTATATCGGCACGGCATGATACAGTACCGAAATCGTATCGTTCTGGTTCAGGACCGAAACCTtgacacgggtcgaaattttaaaccttggattTATCATCCCAATTACACTATCAATTCAATAAGTTATTTTATGGAGctgttaaaaaattaataaataaataaataaaggcagcccggtgcacgaagcttctgccatgcggggtcccggggaaggatccattgtacgcagccttaccttgctttttgcaagaggctgtttccaggattcgaacctgtgaccttttggtcatatggcaacaactttactgttgcgccaaggctcctctTCTATTTCATGGAGCTGTTGTAATAAGAAAAATCTAGTGCTTTCTATGTCTAATTTTCTAAACCTGATCCTCTATTTTGTCACTTTTGTGAGCCACCCAGACTTTTTTGCAGTGGTATCATGGTTCAGAATTTTGTGCACTTCCCAAGAAATGGCAAGATGAACCATTCAGTGCACTTGTTGAGGTGGAACTGCAACAGAAACTGCATCTTGAGACTGTTGCATATACGGCTCAAATCTCAGCTAACTGCAAGTTCCTCTTTTAGCAATGGGAGGAATAATAAACTCAATATATCATAGAGTAATAATCGATAGAATTTGAGAGAAGCCGCTTTATTCAGTTCCAACAGTCTAGTTAGGTTTTAGATACAGGACTAATGCAAATAAGAGATATTTGATGCTCCATGTGGATTTCGGCAATTGCTATTTTCAATATAAAGATGATGACTTAATAAAACTATTCTCTTGACTCTTGAGGAAGCTTCTACTTCCTCTCATTCTCTCCCTAAGCTTGCTTCTGTTTATGATTCGAATCGGTTGATATTTGATTTGTGAGGAAGAAAACTTCATGTGCTATCTTATTGACTGATTCTGATCTGACAAATATTATCATCAATTTTGGGTTAAAACGGGAAGGAGACTGATTTGAAATGGGCATCCTGATTTCTGATGCATGAAGCTGGAAATTGACAATTTGCTTTAGTTTTTCTTATTTTATATACCTGTGCTTAATTGGTTAGGTGTTGATTTTTTAATGCAGGTCCAGCAACCATATGATCCATCCACTAGTTATTTCAATCCATTCTATCGTCCATCTCCTGATGCTGATGGTCGGATATCTCCTTTTTTTGCATCGGGTGCCTCCACTAGATACAATGGGAACATTGCCCTTCTACCTGCTCAGGCTGGTCAGGCTTCCCAAGAGGTTTGTATTTAACCTTTCCGCTATCTTCTATTTCCCTGCTAGAAAAAGTTAATTCCTGATTATACATATCGCCATGCTTAACACTTCCATCTCACCATGATGGGCAAGCCAACCTTCTATTAGTTGTAGCCAAACCTCTTGCTGGACTTTGTCTTGTTTTTTGATTATGGCCGtgtatcaaattttttcttgttCACATTCTCAATGATTTACATCCTGCTAAGTAACTTGATACTCTCTTTTTTCCCCCTCTAATCCAGAATACGAACCCCATAGTATTACCTACAGTTGGCTCAACTCCTTTGGGAACTCAAGCTTCTGGCACAATGCAGGGTTCTCTTGCTATTCCCCAGCAGTCAGTCCCTGTCTTCCGTCAACCTGCTGGGTTACATATATCTCACTACTCTCCCAACTACATTCCCTACAGTCAATATTTCTCACCATTCTATCCCCCTCCACCTGCGGTGCATCATTTCTTGAGCAGTGCTGCATTCCCTCAGCAACCTCTTACAGGTGGCATGTACCCATCCCCTGGAGCTGCaactcctgctgctgctgctgctgtcaAGTATTCTCTTCCCCAGTACAAACCTGGTTCTAACACTGGCAATTCAACTATTGTTGGATTACCAAATGTTTATGGTTCATATAACTCCACCCAGGCTGGCTATACCTCTGTTCCTGCTGTAAGCACTGGAAACTCAACCACCAATGAAGAACTGGGGTCGTCACAGTTCAAGGAGAATAATGTTTATATCTCTGGACAACAGGTATTTTCTCTGCTTTTCTACAATTGTGATATTTGGTTTAAGCTTAGCTACAATGTTTGAATAATGTTCCATAATTCTCCTAATACTGCACATTCACAAAATTACAATTCAGGGTTAATGAAAGCTGCTCAAAATTTTCTGTACTACATGCTTCTTTTATAACCTCACATAGCGAATCTTTGCCTTTTGCCACTGTTGTGCTCTTAAACTCAGTGATCAGTCTTTGCTGCTTCACTTTATGACTCAAAGATCTGTTTTAGCAGTTATAGAGATTATGACAATGTAAACAATCTGGTAATGTGGAATCTGATATTAGTTTAAGCTTGGAATGATACATCCATATAAGCTAGTGCTCAGAAGATACTAAAGTTGCAAGTGCTGAGATAAGCATATTTAGAAAATGGAAactgttttacttgatttctagGTGACTCTTCTTAACTGTTAGCTGTGCAAATAGATGTCTTTTATTTCCTAATCTTTGTCCATTAGGCAATATCTAACTTTTCAAGTCTTTGCATCTTAACTTATTGAAGTATACAATTATAGGTTCTTGATCATGGAAAAGTTAAATAAGAATTAGTTCTATATATGTTGTGTGAAGCATCATCAGAACAGGGAGACAGACAATGCACTCCATAACAGATTCTGCAACTGGTATTGCATACTTCTTCTTGTGAAATGCATTGATGAAGTTAAAGATTTGACTTTATGTTAGTTTATTAGAACCCCTTAAAGATATTGAAGTTTTATAAAGGAAAAGATGAATGTCTAACAACATATCTAATTAAATTCCTGTAATAAGAAGCATAATTGGAATAAAGAGAAAATTAATAATCAGAGCAGCAATAGTTCTGAAAAAAAACGAATGCTAGTCTgtaaaatttaataaaagatgGTACAACTCTTCCTCATATTAATTCAAATTCCAACCTACAAATTTTGTATGCCAAACTTTTATTGACTACCTGGTCAAGAATTTAGCAATAGAAGTTTCTGCTATAAGTATGATTGCCTCAGATTTTTAACAATACCCTTTACCAGTAACCAATGCCAGTGAAAGCTGTGAAGGTTAAATATTATCTCTCTGTATGCTTTGCTTTTGATTTCATCCTGTCTGGTATTTCTTTGGTTATTCTTGAAGCCATATCCACAGACGTTATGGTGATTTATTCCAACcttttattgttttcttttttattctaAATCTCCTAAGCATTGCATTAGGAAAATCTTTTATGCTGAACTACCTATTTTTAATTTCTCAAACAATTTAGTTGTTGGTATGGATGTGCCCTGAAGCTGCTATTTCCTTTTTGGGATTGCATCACTGTACCTGTACTGATTTTAGCTTGTTAAAATATTTTAACTGGTGTTTTCTCATCGCAAAGTGAATTAGTCTTGAGAGCTATGGTTGATATGTTTACATCCAGTTTTCCTGTTTGGCTGCAAGAATATCTGATAATGTTCATTAATTTGATCTGAATATCTGATCATGAACCAGGGACACCTTTTGGTTCCTTCGGATCTAGTTTTAACTGGACCACATCTTCCATCAAATACAATAATGGAATTTAGCTTCTGACCCCCAAACTTCCTGAGTAACTGAacttttgtttctcttataaAAACATTTAGGGTTTTCTGTGGATCTGCCACAATTGTGAAAGGATTACTATTAATTGATTCATCAACACAACAACATGGAATCTGGCTCAATTACTGAGTATATCAAGCCTCCATGTTTCTATTTTAATTGAATCATTCATGTGCTGGCTGatttgcatatcaatatcatttaTCTCCTATATTCTTGAATAAGATCTCTACAACTCTTTTGTAGCTTAATGTTTTCTAATAATTCTAAGGAAAGATTTTCATTCTCTTTTTACGAATTCTGAAAGTATTACACTGTTTCCCGCTTTTCTGTTTGTGTATTATTGATGTGTATTTCTACAATTGTTGCCTGTGTAGAGCGAAGGCCCACCAGTCTGGATTCCTGCCCCTGGACGTGACATGTCCTCACTTCAAGCTAGCTCTTTCTACAACATTCCTCAGGGTCAGCACATGACTTTTACACCAACACAAACTGGACATGGCGCCTTCAGTGGCATCTATCCCCCGACACCTGCTGTCCCCAATTCTGTTCACCCTTTGCTGCAGCAGTCACAAACTGTAGCTGGGGCCGTCGAAATGCTGGCCCCTCCTACTGGTGTTTATCAACAGACACAACGCGCACAGATAAATTGGACCAATAATTATTGAAGCCACTCAAACCTAAGTTATATTAGCCACAGCTCGGACATCGATCTTCACTCGGTCAGTTTAGAGGACATTTGGAACGCGGCATAGGAGCAAGCCTGATTGGGAAAACAAAAAGAATGGATATATATTTATATCTAAAGCATGGCCTTCCTGCATGGGAAGGCCTTCAGGGTTTGGAGTTGCTAGACATTCATAGTTTGGGCTATACTTGTGAACTGATACTGACCTCTCTCTTTTATGTTTACTTGTGCGGTTCCCTCGGGTTCTTCTGTTATTTTGCTGCCCATTCTTTGTCATctgctttttctttattttactcTTTTGAGCCATTAAAATTCTCGCTAATTATATTTTCTATCATCACTTTCAGATGAAGCCATAAAGCAGCATTAGATATGCTATGAATCTAGAGCTACTGGATCGATTTTTCTTCTTTCCATTACATTTGCTGTAAATTTATgtccaaggaaaaaaaaaagtagacTTGATGTTTGTTGAGTTTTGCTTAATCACATGAATCATTATTAACATAACCCCATCTTGCATACTGCTGAATGCATGTGTTTTTTGATCTACTGCATCGGTTGAGCTTAAGCCGGTATCCATATTTAAAATTATGTTATGATTATCTTgaatacttattttttttttctgacttAATATATCTGGACTATGTTTAAGCTAGTCAATCAATATGTACGTGTTAAAATGGTCCCATTCTGATCCAGTGTTGTATTCGGATGCTCTCTCATTGTTTTATCTTTCGATGCCAATCGAGCACTTATGTATGGTTCTGCACACCTGATGGAAGGGGCGAATGAAAAGGGATTGGTCAGCAACCACAGATCGCCGGCATGGATTGGCTGTGGGATCGCCTGACGTGAGGAAGAAGACTAAGATCATCGCTGAGGACGGTTGGCCATGCCGGCCCAAGAAACTGAGGTTGTTAGTGAGCAACGAACCAATTAATCAGATAGTAAGTAGTATCTCACGGGGCAGCATGATTTTCAATTTGATTTCACAGCCATTAGATTGGGCTAATGGGTTGCAGATCCGGTTAGCCGGACTGCCATCTGTTAAGGCCGTCCCGGAATAGCTCGCAAACAGCTTGAGTTTGGTTAGCCGGATTGCCATCTGTTAAGGCCGTCCCGGAATAGTTCGCAAACAGCTTGAGTTTGGTTAGCCGGACTGCCATCTGTTAAGGCCGTCTCTAAATAGTTCGCAAACCGTTCGAGTTTGGTTCGAAAATGACTCCTTTAACTTTTAAACAAGTTTAGTTTGAGCATTGTTCAAAAATATCTCGTTTAAAAGTTAAATGAGCTTCTTAATAAACACGTCGCGAGCcttttaacgaatatattcatgaacTTATTAATCAAATATTGTTACATTTGAATTTGGCTGGTTAATATTTTCGAACTTAAAATTAAGTTTGAGCTCGGCTTGTTCGAACGTACTCGAGTAAATTTTTTTCTGAATCAAAATTTGAATAGTTCACAAGCTTAGTTCGTTTACACCCTTATCCCTGACTTGAGTACCTGTATAGTTGTAGAGCTATAGTATGGGAGACATCCCCTTATGGGTGCAGATGTATGGGTTGCGAGTTGGTTGTTTGATTGCTAGACAATGTTCGATCCAAACGACCAAACCTCAAGCGCTCTGTTAGCAGCAGTATCAATCGAAGTCCTGCATCACTTCGAACTCGGCAGTGATCCGATCCACACGAGCGTGAATCTGGTCTGGAGTTGTGTGCTGCAGCACTAGCTGAGAGCATCTGCTCCGCGCTTGGTCGGCTGTGATTTTCCCGAGCTTGATGATCGGGAAGGAGATGAACGTCGGCTCCATAGCATGCACTTACTGCCCTGTTTTGCCGTCTTTCAATGGCTGTGAAGCAGCTGCATGCTACGTTTTCAAGAGCTGCTGCATCGAAgggaaggaaaggaaaggaattgGAGAATGATCAACTAAAGGACTTCTTCCTCTCCGAGCCATACCTCCTCCTCAGCTCAATGTTTTCTTCCGCACTCTCTCTCACTCTCACTCTCTTACAAGCCGGGCATGGCACTTCCATCCCCCAGCAGTCGCAAATCGAAATGCTGCTGAACCCTCCTACCGGTGTTTTTCTAGCTTTTCATACACAAGGTAGATGGATTGTGCTACTCCTCATCTGCATTCGTAATTTCAAGCTTCACTAACTTGTGTTGAAATCAATAGggagaggaaagaaataatatagttttttttaatgatcttattattaaaatcaataagtttatttatataaattatcaaaaataatagaaagattaaataaatcatacaatcataataattataaacatagtaatataataaacttggaaatattatttttcctatttgattcatgtcgatcttgattgtgtgctaaatataataaatctcaattgattgaaatcaattagtgattatttccattattgtcattacccTCCGACAAACTCAACGAGAGTGCCTGAACATTGAGTTTGAGTGCTAATTTGGTGAAACGTTGTCTAGATGATGGCTTAGTAAATATATCAACAATTTGATCTTTCGTAGAGATATAAGAAATCGAAAGTTATCGAGTCACCACACACtcgtgaacaaaatgaaaatcaatctctacatgcttggtacgagcatgaaaaatAGGATTTGCCGTAAGAaaagttgctccaatattatcattTCATATTTTAGGCGTCGCAGTTGGGAAAAAGTGTAATTCTGAAAGAAGAGATtatagccaaataatttctgacgttatGTTAGCAATAGCTTTATATTCAGTTTCAGTACTCGAGAGAGAGACTGTAGGTTGTTTTTTTGAAAGTCAGgaaataagatttcgtccaagaaatatagcatatccactagtagaacgtTTATCTTCGGGAGATCCAGCCTAATCTGGATCACTGTAGGCAATCAACTCTCGTGAagactgacgatataaaagaagactatgtagaatagtacctttgagatatcgaagaattctcttGACACCTTTCCAATGATATTCAGTAAGAGCATACTCAATATCGGGTCGTGTAATTATGACATATTGTAGGGCACCAACAATACTACGATAGATCTGGGGTCAGACAtcgaagaggaggatgaaggtgcagtgaaaccaccctcaatgattggtgtggagataTGACGTGtaccatccattttagctcgttATAGGAGcctagtaatgtatttgctctaaaagagaagacaaccttcagaatgtgagagaaacttTATGCCAATAAAAAAACGAGCATTGCCAAAATCCcgaataggaaactcttgacggagaagatgtagtaaagtagtaatgccgttttgatcactaccagttattaatatatcatccatgtaaatcagaacaaatattgaaaattcctTATTACATTTGTAGAATAAGGAAGAGTCTGTTTTTTAGCCAGAAGATCCCTAAAtatgaagccaggtagatagacgatgaaaccatgcacgaggtgcttgtcgaagaccatatatagacttctaaagttgacacacatgtgttgaaagttgcgggtggatgaatctaggaggttgctccatataaacagtTTCTTCAAGGTGTCCATGAAGAAAAACATTAGAAATATCTAATTGGCGTATTGGCCAATTGGAGCTTACAACTATAAATAGTAGCAATatgatagttgtaattttgataattggactaaaagtatcattgaagtcaatacctgccTGTTGATTAAAGCCTTTAGCAACAAGGCAAGCTTTATAATGTTCAATAGAACCATCTGCACGATACTTAATTCGGTAAGCCCATTTAAAtcccacaatattcatagatgggGTACGAGGGACTAAGCTCCAGGTTGCATTACGAAGAAAaacatcaaattctgtagccatcgcagcacgccaatttggatctttgactacctgtgtaaaactagaaggtttaacaaaatttgaagaagcaaaGAGAGAACGTGGAAGAGGATAACGAGTGGAAACCGGTTGACATCGTGCATAAATATCGCTTAGAGGAAGCATCTGCCGaggaatatcatcattagagctaCTCGGAGATGAGTGGTCAGACATATGAGAATCAGAACTAGAGAATGGATCACCACTAGCTGCCGAGTCTATAGGAACTTGTGGAGATGGAGCAGGACCCAAGAGACCATCCCCCCTGTACTTTCAATATTTCCGGATGAATCAATATATGAGACTTCTAATATATTGCttggtgatattagatagttgcctTGATTATCTGAAGGAGGATATGAGGTAGCAATTGCAAACAGAaatagagattcatcaaaagtaacatgtcaagAAATATATATCCAACCGGTCGAAATATAGAGGCAACGGTACtcatgatgcaaattactataaccaaggaaaacacattgtaaagagcgagggtttaacttgtgcttagagtaaggtcgtatccaaggataacatgcgcaactaaAGATACGAAAGAAGGAGTAATCTGGAAGACAAGTATAAATCCTTTCCAAAGGACACTTATTTTGAAGTAGTGGAGTAGGTAAACGATTGATAAGGTAGATTAAACTGtccaaaataataatggaaagattaaataagacatacaatcataataattataaacatagtaatataataaacttggaaatattatttttcctatttgattcatgtcgatcttgattgtgtgccaaatataataaatcccaattgattgaaatcaattagagattatttccattattgtcattaATTTGGACCATAATGACTACACATGTATCCTTGAGGATGGATCCCCAAAGTTGAGGTCAGATATTAGCACTTGGTCAGATAGCAATTTGCTTCGTCGAAATTACTCTGTTTGCATCCTGCTCCTAATATTCAAACAGAGGAGTTCACCCGAAGGAAGGAGACTGAGCAAAGCTGCATAAGAGCTCTAATATAATTGTTTGTGAAGTCAAGACAAAATGCCTTCTAAGTGAATGATTTTGTACACTGGCATGATGGAAGGAGCGAATGAAAAGGGTTTGATTTAATCAGCAACAACAAATCGCAGCATAGATTGGCTGTAAAAtatgataacaaaataataattaaataataaggtctAATAGGCGAATAActttattgaaatttttaaaaattttctgagaatttttcggagctcacatgacgagtttaaggggatgaatctgTTGGAgccgggaaaaagcctgtttaaaCTACcatatttaaacgaggaaatgtttaatttttttaaatatttcttttctttttctcttccttaCCCGTGCCCTAGGTTCCCCCACGCCGATTCCCCTCTCGTGACGCCGGCCCTTTTTGGCTTCCCCAACCGGCGCCACCCTCCCGACGCCTCGTGCTTCCTCTTCCCCCACGCATACAAAACCTTCGGCCAAGGGAAGCCGAGCCCTCTCCCTTGCGGCGTCGCCTTCCATCCTCTCCACTGTCACCTCTTCTCCCCTCTCTGTGCTACCGCCGACCATCATAGGTCGTCGCTCGTCGCCAGCGATCACGAGAACCACCTCCTCTCTTTATTTCCAGCGCAGATCTAGATCAAGCATTTTCTCGATCGCGGGGAGGCCATCCATCGCTGAGGCGTGCCCTAGCTTGGATCTACTACCCCTCTTCCGATCGCATCACCCTCTGTGTAGTGGGATCATGTCGTGCCATCCTCGGTTGATCGCTGCCATCACTGATCTCTCCGTCATTTCGATCGTGCCGACATCGTGTGTGCATCACCGACTGAGACCCTTCTCCACCGATCGCTGGAGGTCTTCCGGTGGTTGTTCTCACCCTCAAGCCACCGCCCTAGTGCAAGTTGGTTATCTCTTAAGAGGAGAACCCGAGCCCTCTCCCCGATTCATTGAAGCCGTTCCCTAGCTCCATCCATAAGTTTTTGACAGTAGCTACCTTACTGTCACCTTGGAGGTAAACAACTAAACCTAGTAGGTGATTTGAGTGATTGATCTATGATCCTCATGTGATGCTAATTTAGGGTTATTGTCTTGGAGGACTAGCAGTTTCATTTAGTTTCGGCCACAGCACCATCGACAACCAGTAGCTGACTCTAATAGTAGCTAGTTCGAGTTAGGCCACCATCAATCGCTGAAGAAGAAGAGGTAATGATTTGGTAATTAGATTTGTTTTCATATTTAAGGTTGAttttgttgggtgctactcgaaataccgttctgcttcccctgtacaaaaatttgtacaagcacagaacttttctaacagcctatgtgttcctcatgagttaaacttgaattgaaaatggaacttaacatttttacttcaagttcaactcatgtattcttcagtagttaaaacttggattgcaaacgatacttaacattattaatccaagttcatcccatgttacagaagttgattaaatatctatttcaaggattggcttccaggttaaatatggcgagacacttgaccttcctgggtatgggattatccaccacttcctagacaaaaccttttaaaaaaattggatatttaaacttcttatagtaaccctaggtttaactacaaagacttcaatagaagcacaagatcaaaacactaaatcgaaatacaaaaatgaaacacgaaatcgctagcctcttgtgttgatatttcaggatcgatacaaagaacacaaactaattaatttgaagcggaaacaattaattaattatacctttctttgtaaacaaagacctcttgatcttctgctgtattcctcatcttctcttggacgtcgtgtgagcgacgatctaccaagatgaaatccacctgaaccacttcttctttgcctacaagtttcagccacccAAAGAataccaaaataggaaacttccttctcttctccttcttctccaaacaaccgaccaccaagtgcttcttcttttcttccaagtttcggccaccaagaagagatgagtGTCGACCTCagaaagaaaaaaggaagagaagaagatgtgTGCCGCCGGCCTTAGGGAAGGAAACAAggtgaagaggagaagaagagaaaaccggccacacaaggagaagaagaggaagaggtgccGGCCCTAAGGGAGCAAGGGAATTAAGAGATGTGTATATTATAAGGCATcctttacctctcttttataatcatt
The genomic region above belongs to Zingiber officinale cultivar Zhangliang chromosome 11A, Zo_v1.1, whole genome shotgun sequence and contains:
- the LOC122031103 gene encoding GBF-interacting protein 1-like isoform X1 — encoded protein: MSGGGARVSIPAGVRRTIQNIKEIAGNHSDEEIYAMLKECSMDPNETTQKLLLQDTFHEVKRKRDKRKENVREPAEPRWRPGMQGRGGRGGRGNYSSRSLPNDTTAGRNATSGKESGLNQGIDKAQMSISTTPDTENKPALSSSVSGIVNGPSNIEHPVSSQGSNVSGVDGAPSEANSDAVTTKTTNPRLPSKDAKCGSAPGQLQRDMDQFSSNKLVMVPSTDTHTPSELGTTKQIKPHGSVTDEPVEKSQVASSSSGPLGSRPSSTYNNRFQHPSGMQKAPLANKEWKPKSVLANPAQASETNDTSEVPVVIEAVSQPLLTLSLTTPKGVSVNLAKKVEELKLSDRQHVIIPNHLQVPESERHGLSFGSFDANFEFNTVLTKDTTRDNIETPPYESSQETDETIEKHSLSNNATSSAAEEDDFSEHPQLSEQVTESYSVKEIVASNITSPEKEYNEANQEDNLAPESSQNVVLQSMPSYPPVGLVPQLGSHIASFEGSDSHARDMSRLPSFLVQQPYDPSTSYFNPFYRPSPDADGRISPFFASGASTRYNGNIALLPAQAGQASQENTNPIVLPTVGSTPLGTQASGTMQGSLAIPQQSVPVFRQPAGLHISHYSPNYIPYSQYFSPFYPPPPAVHHFLSSAAFPQQPLTGGMYPSPGAATPAAAAAVKYSLPQYKPGSNTGNSTIVGLPNVYGSYNSTQAGYTSVPAVSTGNSTTNEELGSSQFKENNVYISGQQSEGPPVWIPAPGRDMSSLQASSFYNIPQGQHMTFTPTQTGHGAFSGIYPPTPAVPNSVHPLLQQSQTVAGAVEMLAPPTGVYQQTQRAQINWTNNY